A stretch of the Saccharolobus caldissimus genome encodes the following:
- a CDS encoding potassium channel family protein encodes MEKEKIWNRVVIPILENFAAPYSVIRRIFIQIILLGVAVLINAIVFVTYQHLDWISAIYAGVNVVTTVGLYAPNINQMPSIEKLILILTIIFAVGLYTSIVQSIVATLISRSTWNDAKARWKGSHMKGHTIIIGDGSEILSAVRRLERLGIDYIVLTNSKDIASKIRGDSVILGDPKDDKNLINSGVMEAKNVIIIMNDDIEALLVTLKVQKLNPPLQVIVAIRDTSLLDLFKTAGADLVIPSEDIIGRIAAGAAVSSNVAGLIFPERANDLIIGIFQVRKKSKIKDLPDGVIPLAIIRDNKIDPFFSRDSELNVGDQLIVLGNPSLFKKVKEILE; translated from the coding sequence GTGGAGAAAGAGAAGATCTGGAATAGAGTAGTTATACCGATATTGGAAAATTTCGCAGCACCGTATTCAGTAATTAGGAGAATTTTCATTCAAATCATTCTTTTGGGAGTTGCAGTATTAATTAATGCAATAGTTTTCGTAACATACCAGCATTTAGACTGGATTTCAGCTATATATGCGGGAGTTAATGTAGTAACTACTGTAGGCTTATACGCACCCAACATAAATCAAATGCCTTCTATAGAGAAGTTAATATTAATTTTAACGATAATTTTTGCGGTAGGGTTATATACTAGTATAGTTCAATCCATAGTAGCAACATTAATAAGTAGGAGTACGTGGAATGACGCTAAGGCAAGATGGAAGGGATCCCATATGAAGGGACATACGATAATAATAGGGGATGGTAGTGAGATATTAAGTGCTGTGAGGAGATTAGAGAGGCTAGGCATAGATTACATTGTTTTAACCAATTCTAAGGATATAGCAAGTAAAATAAGAGGGGATAGTGTAATATTAGGTGATCCTAAAGATGATAAAAACCTAATTAACTCGGGGGTAATGGAAGCTAAAAATGTAATAATTATAATGAATGATGATATAGAGGCATTATTAGTTACGCTTAAGGTTCAAAAGTTAAATCCTCCGCTTCAAGTTATCGTAGCAATTAGGGATACTTCATTGTTAGACTTATTTAAGACTGCGGGTGCTGACTTAGTAATACCCAGTGAGGATATAATAGGGAGGATAGCAGCTGGAGCAGCTGTGTCAAGTAACGTAGCAGGTCTTATATTTCCAGAGAGGGCTAACGATCTCATTATAGGAATATTTCAAGTTAGGAAGAAAAGTAAAATTAAAGATTTACCCGATGGTGTAATTCCTCTAGCCATTATTAGGGATAATAAGATAGATCCCTTCTTCAGCAGGGATTCTGAACTTAACGTTGGTGATCAGTTAATAGTCTTAGGTAATCCTTCACTGTTTAAGAAGGTTAAGGAAATTTTAGAATAA
- a CDS encoding mechanosensitive ion channel domain-containing protein has translation MNYKPYVKILIILVILAVLDYALRSLLEKLSLTSPKDAIYFIDAQTGITVIIIAVGGYFIIKIFQNLINQAFLSKLERNVASTIRVVLDVIFYTILVMAILAALKVNLTGVLVGGAVGGIVIGLAVQTIAQNVLSGLLVTTSKTVKPNDAVSLISWIWGSPIIGEVTKVSILFTEVKTINGNIIRIPNSAFLGNTVFQKLESESSLAYPYQLLVNADVPANDLLDLAKSYIQDSFSKNGLKNPEIYFTGKNGSTNAFTIILHFEKIDQLNRLLNMVNEAFDKAYWELKKKS, from the coding sequence ATGAACTATAAACCCTACGTGAAAATTCTCATTATTCTTGTAATATTAGCTGTCTTAGATTACGCGCTTAGGTCTTTGTTAGAGAAATTATCTTTAACCTCTCCAAAGGACGCTATATACTTTATTGATGCTCAGACTGGAATAACTGTAATTATTATAGCAGTAGGAGGATATTTTATAATTAAAATATTTCAGAATTTAATAAATCAAGCTTTTCTAAGCAAATTAGAGAGAAATGTGGCTTCAACAATTAGGGTAGTTTTAGATGTTATTTTTTATACTATATTAGTAATGGCTATATTAGCTGCGTTAAAGGTTAATCTAACTGGTGTCTTAGTGGGAGGTGCAGTTGGAGGAATTGTAATAGGCTTAGCAGTACAGACTATAGCACAGAACGTTTTATCTGGATTGTTAGTAACTACGAGTAAGACAGTTAAGCCTAATGATGCAGTATCCCTAATCTCCTGGATTTGGGGATCTCCAATAATTGGAGAAGTTACTAAGGTTTCCATTTTATTCACAGAAGTTAAGACAATTAACGGAAATATAATAAGAATACCCAATTCCGCATTCTTAGGGAATACAGTATTTCAGAAGTTAGAATCAGAGAGTTCCTTAGCATATCCCTATCAATTACTAGTTAATGCAGATGTTCCCGCAAATGACCTATTAGACCTGGCTAAATCCTATATTCAAGACTCTTTTTCTAAAAATGGGCTAAAGAATCCCGAAATTTACTTTACTGGAAAAAACGGGAGTACTAATGCGTTTACCATTATCTTACATTTTGAAAAAATAGATCAGCTTAATAGATTATTAAACATGGTTAATGAGGCATTTGACAAGGCGTACTGGGAGTTAAAGAAAAAATCATAG
- a CDS encoding APC family permease has translation MAGFRKEIGPISAAFLALGGILGSAVPFIPAIVFAEGGPIGILGWLIGLIIISLLGLIFAELGSTYPETGGVVRYLHFSHGAFASFFNAWGTFIGYFMAVISETVAIVEYLAFFFPQLYSNGSLTLQGELVTVAFLLLFFIIQYYGVKLVANVNDIMTWIKVIGLVAFVIITPILVFHFNNFNPPKEYGGFEPFGFAGALTASSITVYAYAGFRQPIDYAEEMKNPGRDVPRSVIISILLSFAIYLALSIVFLGALNWSTLGTKPYNWSYISTLSAPIPQEFSGALSSLGIYFFIIAIIATISSTLVYFGSAARVLYANAKNGYMPKSFLKLNSRGVPYISLIISLIIGILYMIAFPQFLTEASIFSVASVISYAPAAVSLIVLRVIDPNRERVFKLKYANIISPIAFAAGGLMIYWATYPTTLYTILSALVGIPIYLFYELRYKRIVLLEIKKGWWYVGWLIAILVVSYLGSFGGINIIPYPFDIISVIILSLLFFYIGYTSGIKGGQKIE, from the coding sequence ATGGCAGGGTTTAGAAAAGAAATAGGTCCCATTTCTGCTGCATTTCTCGCATTGGGAGGCATTTTAGGCTCAGCAGTACCCTTCATTCCTGCAATAGTTTTTGCAGAAGGAGGTCCAATAGGAATATTAGGATGGTTAATTGGGTTAATAATAATTTCTCTTTTAGGACTAATTTTTGCGGAGTTAGGCTCTACTTATCCCGAAACTGGTGGAGTAGTTAGATATTTGCATTTTTCTCACGGGGCTTTCGCAAGTTTCTTTAACGCATGGGGCACATTTATTGGATATTTTATGGCTGTAATTTCTGAAACAGTAGCTATAGTCGAATATCTAGCATTCTTCTTTCCTCAGCTTTACTCTAATGGATCTTTAACTCTTCAAGGCGAGTTAGTGACAGTAGCTTTTCTTTTACTATTTTTTATTATACAGTATTATGGTGTTAAACTAGTAGCTAATGTTAACGATATAATGACCTGGATTAAGGTCATTGGACTAGTAGCATTCGTTATTATTACACCGATCCTAGTATTTCACTTTAACAATTTTAATCCTCCTAAAGAATATGGAGGATTTGAACCATTTGGTTTTGCTGGAGCTTTAACAGCATCCTCTATAACAGTTTACGCTTATGCTGGATTTAGGCAGCCTATTGATTATGCGGAAGAAATGAAAAATCCTGGAAGAGATGTACCAAGGTCAGTTATAATTTCAATTCTTCTGTCATTTGCAATATATTTAGCCCTTTCTATAGTTTTTCTTGGTGCCTTAAATTGGAGTACTTTAGGAACTAAACCCTATAACTGGAGTTATATATCTACGCTATCTGCACCAATCCCTCAAGAATTTTCTGGCGCCCTTTCCAGTCTAGGTATATATTTCTTTATAATAGCGATAATAGCTACAATATCCTCAACTTTAGTATATTTCGGTTCAGCTGCAAGAGTACTATATGCAAATGCTAAAAACGGTTACATGCCAAAGTCGTTTTTAAAATTAAATTCCAGAGGAGTGCCTTATATATCGCTAATAATTTCATTAATAATAGGAATATTATATATGATAGCCTTTCCTCAATTTTTAACAGAAGCGAGCATATTCTCTGTAGCTAGTGTAATTAGTTATGCACCTGCAGCCGTATCTTTAATAGTTCTTAGAGTGATAGATCCTAATAGAGAAAGAGTATTTAAGCTAAAATACGCTAATATTATTTCCCCTATAGCTTTTGCGGCAGGTGGTTTAATGATATATTGGGCTACATATCCAACTACTCTTTATACAATTTTATCTGCTCTTGTTGGAATACCAATATACTTGTTTTATGAGTTAAGATATAAAAGAATTGTATTATTAGAGATAAAAAAAGGTTGGTGGTATGTAGGTTGGCTTATAGCAATTTTAGTAGTATCATATCTAGGTTCTTTTGGAGGAATAAATATCATCCCATATCCATTCGATATCATATCTGTAATAATATTATCTCTATTATTCTTTTATATTGGTTATACATCTGGAATCAAGGGAGGGCAAAAAATTGAATAA